In Gossypium raimondii isolate GPD5lz chromosome 12, ASM2569854v1, whole genome shotgun sequence, a single window of DNA contains:
- the LOC105765672 gene encoding probable LRR receptor-like serine/threonine-protein kinase At3g47570 has protein sequence MFEGEVAMNGVFGNISAFSVIGNNKLCGGIKPLRLPVCPRETETKGKNFPHKVIIAIAVVLFVVWFSICLFVIKQRANSSRKKEGIASPLDKKHPKLSYAELLHATDGFSSANLIGKGRYGSVYKGTLTSDSQKPIAVKVLDLQQRGAERTFKSECQVLKNLKHRNLVKVITSCSSIDFQGNDFKALVLEFMPNGSLETWLHPSSTELNHSMRLNLTQRLNIAIDVALALDYLHSQFGKPVVHCDLKPSNVLLDGDLTAYVSDFGLTKFLTMTAEYSIGEQSSSIGIRGTMGYIPPEYGLGKEVSTFGDVYSYGIVLMELFTGKRPTDSMFTGELSLRDYVKAALPDREGEIADPWFNFENEAFDQNGQSSGGGTGNAGKWLGSVLGIGVACSADSPIERMKIGDVLRELDNVRNRLIGDHRRRRA, from the exons ATGTTCGAAGGTGAAGTGGCCATGAATGGAGTGTTTGGCAACATAAGTGCATTCTCGGTTATTGGGAACAACAAGTTATGCGGAGGAATTAAGCCGCTTCGGTTGCCTGTTTGTCCTAGGGAAACCGAAACGAAAGGGAAGAACTTCCCACATAAGGTGATAATTGCAATCGCTGTCGTACTCTTTGTTGTTTGGTTCTCGATATGTCTCTTCGTGATCAAACAACGGGCTAACTCGTCACGAAAGAAAGAGGGCATTGCCTCCCCGTTGGATAAGAAACACCCGAAACTTTCCTACGCTGAACTCCTTCATGCGACCGATGGTTTCTCTTCAGCCAACTTAATCGGCAAAGGAAGATATGGTTCGGTCTATAAAGGTACTCTAACTTCCGACAGTCAAAAACCCATCGCTGTGAAAGTACTCGATCTCCAACAACGCGGTGCCGAGCGGACTTTCAAGTCCGAATGCCAAGTCCTTAAGAACCTTAAACATCGTAATCTTGTCAAGGTCATTACTTCTTGCTCAAGCATCGATTTTCAAGGCAACGATTTTAAAGCTTTGGTGTTGGAGTTCATGCCAAATGGGAGCTTAGAAACCTGGTTACATCCGAGTTCAACTGAGTTAAACCATTCAATGAGGCTAAATCTAACTCAGAGACTCAACATCGCCATTGATGTTGCTTTAGCATTGGATTATCTTCATTCCCAATTCGGCAAACCGGTGGTCCATTGTGATTTAAAGCCGAGCAACGTTCTTCTTGACGGTGACTTAACTGCTTATGTTAGTGATTTCGGACTAACGAAGTTTCTTACAATGACAGCTGAGTACTCCATTGGTGAGCAAAGCAGTTCCATTGGAATAAGAGGAACCATGGGATATATTCCTCCAG AATATGGACTGGGAAAGGAAGTATCCACATTCGGTGATGTGTACAGCTACGGCATCGTTTTAATGGAGCTTTTTACTGGCAAAAGACCCACTGACAGCATGTTTACGGGAGAGCTTAGCCTACGTGATTACGTTAAGGCGGCGCTGCCTGATCGTGAGGGCGAGATAGCCGATCCTTggttcaattttgaaaatgaagcCTTCGATCAAAATGGCCAAAGCAGCGGCGGTGGCACCGGCAACGCTGGGAAATGGTTGGGCTCAGTCCTTGGCATCGGAGTCGCATGCTCTGCTGATTCACCGATTGAGCGAATGAAAATCGGAGATGTGCTGAGAGAGCTTGACAATGTTAGAAATAGGCTTATTGGAGATCACCGGAGAAGAAGAGCGTAG
- the LOC128035538 gene encoding putative receptor-like protein kinase At3g47110 — protein MGQQSIVGTSSATSRSINETETQALLAIKARILIDPYEVFVSWNGSRHFCDWPGVTCGRRHRRVTALRLPSLNLVGDLSPYIANLTFLKVINVGNNRFRGPIPREVTNLHRLEELVLANNSFHGELPRQLALCSNLKFVNLNQNALVGEIHAELGSLSKLRMLQLAMNNFTGTIPPSIGNISSLQYLSLMQNQLEGHIPIELGHLSNLRFLQLASNKFSGTVPKELYNISSIFFFGLADNQLQGQVPPYISLSLPNLRFIYLGKNKFSGPIPTSIANATGLIQLDMGSNELSGPIPNLGSLQNLQALNFGDNFLDSSSDLSFLSSLTNCTNLSLLWLYKNNLTGVLPDSIGNLSTNLNQFRIETNFISGTIPKGIGNLVGLEYLGLFENMFTSTIPDSIGKISKLKFLYAYTNRITGEIPLSLGNMTQLIALSIEDNLLQENIPVTMGNFIHLEQLDLSQNRLNGTIPKEVIGLCSSIIGVSFASNGLTGTLPSELARELFDARVAFPARKLF, from the exons ATGGGACAACAGTCCATTGTGGGGACATCAAGTG CCACTTCTCGGTCCATAAACGAGACCGAAACACAAGCGTTGCTTGCAATCAAGGCACGAATACTCATTGATCCCTACGAGGTCTTTGTTTCTTGGAATGGTTCTCGACATTTTTGCGACTGGCCAGGAGTAACTTGTGGTAGACGGCATAGACGTGTGACTGCCTTGCGTCTACCGTCACTCAATTTGGTAGGCGATCTATCTCCTTACATAGCTAATCTTACATTCCTTAAAGTGATCAACGTCGGGAACAATAGGTTCCGTGGTCCGATCCCTCGAGAAGTTACTAATTTGCATCGTTTAGAGGAATTGGTTCTTGCCAACAACTCTTTCCATGGTGAACTTCCAAGGCAACTTGCTCTTTGTTCAAACCTAAAATTTGTCAACTTAAACCAAAACGCTCTAGTAGGGGAAATACACGCTGAGCTCGGTTCTTTGTCCAAGCTCCGTATGCTTCAACTAGCCATGAATAACTTCACAGGGACAATTCCACCTTCAATAGGGAACATCTCTTCCCTTCAATATCTTTCGTTAATGCAGAACCAGCTTGAAGGACACATACCGATTGAGCTCGGTCATCTGTCAAACTTGCGATTTCTTCAATTGGCTTCAAATAAGTTCTCTGGTACAGTTCCTAAAGAACTATACAATATCTCATCCATTTTTTTCTTCGGTTTAGCTGATAACCAGTTACAAGGCCAGGTCCCTCCTTATATAAGCTTGAGCCTTCCTAACCTTAGGTTCATTTACCTTGGGAAAAACAAGTTTTCAGGGCCAATTCCAACATCAATAGCCAATGCCACTGGGCTCATACAACTCGATATGGGTTCAAACGAGTTGTCTGGACCGATACCGAACTTGGGAAGCCTTCAGAATCTACAAGCATTGAATTTCGGCGACAACTTCCTTGATAGCTCCAGTGATTTGAGTTTCCTCAGTTCATTGACTAATTGTACCAATCTTAGTCTCTTATGGTTATACAAAAATAACCTGACCGGTGTTTTGCCAGACTCGATCGGAAACCTCTCTACAAATCTCAACCAATTCCGGATCGAAACCAACTTCATATCTGGTACTATACCGAAAGGGATAGGAAACCTTGTAGGCTTGGAATACCTTGGATTGTTTGAAAACATGTTCACAAGCACCATCCCTGATTCTATAGGAAAAATTTCcaagttgaaatttttatacgcaTACACAAATAGAATTACAGGGGAAATTCCTTTATCTTTAGGGAACATGACCCAACTAATTGCTCTTAGCATTGAGGATAATTTGTTACAAGAAAACATACCTGTAACAATGGGTAACTTCATTCACTTGGAACAATTGGATCTATCTCAGAATCGTCTAAACGGCACGATACCAAAGGAAGTTATTGGTCTCTGTTCGTCCATAATAGGCGTTAGCTTTGCTTCAAATGGTTTAACAGGGACTTTACCATCAGAG CTCGCTCGAGAATTGTTTGATGCTCGAGTTGCTTTCCCTGCAAGGAAACTCTTTTAA